From Streptomyces sp. NBC_00683, one genomic window encodes:
- a CDS encoding Cmx/CmrA family chloramphenicol efflux MFS transporter: MPLAVYILGLSVFALGTSEFMLSGLLPPIADDMDVSIPQAGLLISAFAIGMVVGAPLLAVATLRLPRRTTLIALIAVFGLGQIAGALAPTYEVLFVSRVVSAFACAGFWAVGAAVAIAMVPMNARARAMAVMIGGLSIANVLGVPLGAFLGEHFGWRSAFWAVGAASAVALAGVATRIPRIPLPDKKPQLRHEVAIYRDRQVWLSIVITALAAGGVFCAFSYLAPLLTDVAGLSSGWVPWVLALFGVGAVIGTTIGGRVADAHLFGVLLSGITASTVFLVALALFASNPIAVVVLAFLLGLSAFYTAPALNARMFNVAGVAPTLAGATTTAAFNLGNTSGPWLGGTVIDADFGFPATAWAGAGMLVLGLAAVVVSLRLGGGRPSRRIAAGGKDTGARAGAGVPAQVTAERTAQGAPSAA; encoded by the coding sequence ATGCCACTGGCCGTGTACATCCTCGGCCTCTCGGTCTTCGCTCTCGGTACCAGCGAGTTCATGCTGTCCGGGCTGCTGCCACCCATCGCCGACGACATGGATGTGTCGATTCCGCAGGCCGGACTCCTCATATCCGCGTTCGCGATCGGCATGGTGGTCGGCGCCCCGCTGCTGGCCGTGGCCACGCTCCGGCTGCCACGCCGCACGACACTCATCGCCCTCATCGCGGTCTTCGGCCTGGGCCAGATCGCGGGCGCGCTGGCTCCGACGTACGAGGTGCTCTTCGTCTCCCGGGTGGTGAGCGCCTTCGCGTGCGCGGGCTTCTGGGCGGTCGGGGCGGCGGTCGCCATCGCGATGGTGCCGATGAACGCGCGGGCCAGGGCGATGGCCGTGATGATCGGCGGGCTGTCGATCGCGAACGTGCTGGGGGTGCCGCTGGGGGCGTTCCTCGGGGAGCACTTCGGCTGGCGTTCGGCGTTCTGGGCGGTGGGCGCGGCGTCCGCCGTGGCCCTGGCCGGGGTCGCCACCCGGATTCCGCGCATTCCGCTGCCGGACAAGAAGCCGCAGCTCAGGCACGAGGTCGCGATCTACCGGGACCGCCAGGTGTGGCTCTCGATCGTGATCACCGCGCTCGCCGCAGGCGGTGTCTTCTGCGCGTTCAGCTATCTCGCGCCGCTGCTGACGGACGTCGCCGGGCTGAGCTCGGGCTGGGTGCCGTGGGTGCTCGCACTGTTCGGGGTCGGTGCGGTGATCGGTACGACGATCGGCGGCCGGGTCGCGGACGCGCACCTCTTCGGGGTGCTGCTGAGCGGCATCACGGCGTCGACTGTCTTCCTCGTGGCGCTGGCCCTGTTCGCGTCGAACCCGATCGCGGTGGTCGTCCTGGCGTTCCTGCTGGGCCTGTCCGCGTTCTACACGGCCCCGGCGCTCAACGCCCGGATGTTCAACGTCGCGGGCGTGGCCCCGACGCTGGCCGGTGCGACGACGACGGCCGCGTTCAACCTCGGCAACACGAGCGGCCCGTGGCTGGGCGGCACGGTCATCGACGCGGACTTCGGTTTCCCGGCCACGGCCTGGGCGGGAGCCGGGATGCTGGTGCTCGGCCTGGCGGCCGTGGTGGTCTCGCTGCGGCTCGGCGGCGGCAGGCCGTCGCGGCGGATCGCGGCGGGCGGGAAGGACACGGGCGCACGTGCGGGCGCGGGTGTGCCCGCGCAGGTCACTGCGGAGCGGACGGCGCAGGGCGCCCCTTCGGCCGCCTGA
- a CDS encoding DUF4031 domain-containing protein encodes MTVYIDPPTWPGHGRLWSHLVSDVSFEELHAFAAGIGCPPRAFERDHYDVPEAHYADAVRAGAKEVGSKEIVRRITAAGLRRPKGRPAPSAPQ; translated from the coding sequence GTGACCGTCTATATCGACCCGCCCACCTGGCCGGGGCACGGACGCCTGTGGTCGCACCTGGTCAGCGACGTGTCCTTCGAGGAGCTGCACGCCTTCGCCGCCGGGATCGGCTGCCCGCCGCGTGCCTTCGAGCGCGACCACTACGACGTACCCGAGGCGCATTACGCGGACGCGGTGCGCGCCGGGGCGAAGGAGGTCGGCTCGAAGGAGATCGTGCGCCGGATCACCGCCGCGGGACTCAGGCGGCCGAAGGGGCGCCCTGCGCCGTCCGCTCCGCAGTGA
- a CDS encoding MurR/RpiR family transcriptional regulator: MTNDVKESFSADSPPAPAALAAKVRTLAPSMTRSMQRVAEAVAGDPAGCAALTVTGLAELTGTSEATVVRTARLLGYPGYRDLRLALAGLAAHQLSGRAPAVTADIAVDDPIADVVTKLAYDEQQTLADTAAGLDTVQLGAAVAAAATARRIDIYGVGASSLVGQDLAQKLLRIGLIAHAHMDPHLAVTNAVQLRSGDVAIAITHSGSTGDVIEPLRVAFDRGATTIAITGRPDGPVSQYADHVLTTSTARESELRPAAMSSRTSQLLVVDCLFIGVAQRTYETAAPALAASYEALAHRRTPRTR, encoded by the coding sequence GTGACCAATGACGTGAAGGAAAGTTTCAGCGCCGATTCCCCGCCCGCGCCGGCGGCACTCGCGGCCAAGGTGCGGACCCTCGCCCCGTCCATGACCCGCTCCATGCAGCGGGTCGCCGAAGCCGTCGCGGGTGACCCCGCCGGATGCGCCGCCCTCACCGTCACCGGTCTCGCCGAACTCACCGGCACCAGCGAGGCCACCGTGGTCCGCACCGCCCGCCTCCTCGGCTACCCCGGCTACCGGGACCTGCGCCTGGCACTCGCGGGCCTCGCCGCCCACCAGCTGTCCGGCCGCGCACCGGCCGTCACCGCCGACATCGCGGTCGACGACCCGATCGCCGACGTCGTGACCAAGCTCGCCTACGACGAGCAGCAGACCCTCGCCGACACCGCCGCCGGTCTGGACACCGTCCAGCTCGGCGCCGCCGTCGCCGCCGCCGCGACCGCCCGCCGCATCGACATCTACGGCGTCGGCGCCTCCTCCCTCGTCGGCCAGGACCTGGCGCAGAAGCTGCTCCGTATCGGGCTGATCGCCCATGCCCACATGGACCCGCACCTCGCCGTGACCAATGCCGTACAGCTCCGCTCCGGCGACGTGGCCATCGCGATCACGCACTCCGGTTCGACCGGTGACGTCATCGAGCCGCTCCGGGTCGCCTTCGACCGGGGCGCGACGACCATCGCGATCACCGGCCGTCCGGACGGACCGGTCTCGCAGTACGCCGACCACGTCCTGACCACGTCCACCGCCCGCGAGAGCGAGCTTCGGCCGGCCGCCATGTCGAGCCGTACGAGCCAGCTCCTCGTCGTCGACTGCCTGTTCATAGGCGTCGCCCAGCGCACCTACGAGACGGCCGCCCCGGCACTGGCCGCGTCGTACGAGGCGCTCGCCCACCGCCGTACCCCTCGCACCCGCTGA
- the murQ gene encoding N-acetylmuramic acid 6-phosphate etherase, giving the protein MTSTADTDATTADSATGGYGELRAQLATLTTEAFRPELADIDQLPTQDIARIMNGEDSTVPAAVADKLPQIAAAIDATAERMARGGRLIYAGAGTAGRLGVLDASECPPTFNTDPSEVVGLIAGGPSAMVKAVEGAEDSKELAAADLDELGLTADDTVVGISASGRTPYAIGAVEHARAKGALTIGLSCNADSGLAAAAEHGLEIVVGPELLTGSTRLKAGTAQKLVLNMLSTITMIRLGKTYGNLMVDVRASNEKLRARSRRIVSLATGASDQEIEAALAATDGEVKNAILTILGEVDGPTAATLLADSHGHLRAALAAVRTT; this is encoded by the coding sequence ATGACCTCCACCGCCGACACCGACGCCACGACCGCCGACTCCGCCACCGGCGGATACGGCGAGCTGCGCGCCCAGCTCGCCACGCTCACCACCGAGGCTTTCCGCCCCGAGCTCGCCGATATCGACCAGCTCCCCACGCAGGACATAGCGCGGATCATGAACGGCGAGGACAGCACCGTCCCCGCAGCGGTCGCCGACAAGCTGCCGCAGATCGCCGCCGCGATCGACGCCACCGCCGAGCGCATGGCGCGCGGCGGCCGGCTGATCTACGCGGGCGCCGGCACCGCGGGCCGCCTCGGCGTCCTCGACGCCAGCGAGTGCCCGCCCACCTTCAACACCGACCCGTCCGAGGTCGTCGGTCTGATCGCGGGCGGCCCCTCCGCCATGGTCAAGGCCGTCGAAGGCGCGGAGGACAGCAAGGAGCTGGCCGCCGCGGACCTGGACGAGCTGGGCCTCACCGCCGACGACACGGTGGTCGGCATCTCGGCCTCCGGCCGTACGCCGTACGCCATCGGGGCCGTCGAGCACGCCCGCGCCAAGGGCGCACTGACCATCGGTCTCTCCTGCAACGCGGACTCCGGGCTCGCCGCAGCCGCCGAACACGGCCTGGAGATCGTCGTCGGCCCCGAGCTGCTCACCGGCTCGACCCGTCTCAAGGCGGGCACGGCCCAGAAGCTCGTCCTCAACATGCTGTCGACGATCACGATGATCCGGCTCGGCAAGACCTACGGGAATCTGATGGTCGACGTGCGCGCTTCCAACGAGAAGCTGCGCGCCCGCTCCCGCCGGATCGTCTCCCTCGCCACCGGCGCCTCCGACCAGGAGATCGAGGCGGCGCTCGCCGCCACCGACGGCGAGGTCAAGAACGCCATCCTCACGATCCTGGGCGAGGTCGACGGCCCCACCGCCGCCACGCTCCTGGCCGACTCCCACGGCCACCTCCGCGCCGCCCTCGCGGCCGTCCGCACCACCTGA
- a CDS encoding PTS transporter subunit EIIC, whose product MATEDKNRATAAAILPLVGGAANVSSIAHCMTRLRLGLHDRSLVDDDALKALPAVMGVVDDDTYQIVLGPGTVARVTPEFEQLVEEERASAAPVVHTSEELAAQGAAIKAQQKARNATPFKLFLRKIANVFVPLIPALIGCGIIAGLNGLLVNLGWLTSVTPALAAMASGFMALIAVFVGYNTAKEFGGTPILGGAVAAIIVFPGVANIDAFGQTLSPGQGGVLGALGAAVLAVYVEKWCRRWVPEALDVLVTPTLTVLISGLVTIFGLMYVAGEVSSAIGTFADWLLSTGGAGAGFLLGGFFLPLVMLGLHQALIPIHTTLIEQQGFTVLLPILAMAGAGQVGAAAAVYLRLPRNESIRRTIKSALPAGILGVGEPLIYGVSLPLGRPFITACVGGAFGGGFVGLFNQLGDSVGSTAIGPSGWALFPLLDGNHGLGSTIAIYAGGLAVGYVAGFVATYFFGFSQALLTEFNVSQEPVPSTVAATGGHPTTDPGTAPGAPAKEPAGV is encoded by the coding sequence ATGGCTACTGAAGACAAGAACCGCGCCACCGCCGCCGCGATCCTTCCGCTCGTCGGTGGCGCAGCGAACGTCAGCTCGATCGCCCACTGCATGACCCGGCTCCGGCTGGGCCTGCACGACCGTTCGCTCGTCGACGACGACGCCCTCAAGGCCCTCCCGGCCGTCATGGGCGTGGTCGACGACGACACGTACCAGATCGTCCTCGGTCCGGGCACCGTCGCCCGGGTGACCCCGGAGTTCGAGCAGCTGGTCGAGGAGGAGCGCGCCTCGGCCGCCCCCGTCGTCCACACCTCCGAGGAGCTGGCGGCGCAGGGTGCGGCCATCAAGGCGCAGCAGAAGGCGAGGAACGCCACCCCGTTCAAGCTGTTCCTGCGCAAGATCGCGAACGTCTTCGTCCCGCTGATCCCGGCCCTCATCGGCTGCGGCATCATCGCCGGCCTCAACGGTCTGCTGGTGAACCTCGGCTGGCTGACCTCGGTCACGCCCGCCCTGGCCGCGATGGCCTCCGGCTTCATGGCGCTGATCGCGGTCTTCGTCGGCTACAACACGGCGAAGGAGTTCGGCGGTACGCCGATCCTGGGCGGTGCGGTCGCGGCGATCATCGTCTTCCCCGGCGTCGCGAACATCGACGCCTTCGGCCAGACCCTCTCCCCCGGCCAGGGCGGCGTCCTCGGCGCGCTCGGTGCCGCGGTCCTCGCGGTGTACGTGGAGAAGTGGTGCCGCCGCTGGGTGCCCGAGGCCCTGGACGTCCTGGTCACCCCGACCCTGACGGTCCTGATCTCCGGCCTCGTCACGATCTTCGGCCTGATGTACGTGGCCGGCGAGGTCTCCTCCGCCATCGGTACGTTCGCCGACTGGCTGCTCTCCACGGGCGGCGCGGGCGCGGGCTTCCTGCTCGGCGGCTTCTTCCTCCCGCTGGTGATGCTGGGCCTGCACCAGGCCCTGATCCCGATCCACACCACGCTCATCGAGCAGCAGGGCTTCACCGTCCTGCTCCCGATCCTCGCCATGGCCGGCGCCGGCCAGGTCGGCGCGGCGGCCGCGGTCTACCTGCGCCTGCCCCGTAACGAGTCGATCCGCAGAACCATCAAGTCCGCCCTCCCCGCAGGCATCCTGGGTGTCGGCGAGCCCTTGATCTACGGTGTCTCGCTCCCCCTCGGCCGCCCGTTCATCACGGCCTGTGTCGGCGGTGCCTTCGGCGGCGGCTTCGTGGGCCTGTTCAACCAGCTCGGCGACTCGGTCGGCTCCACGGCCATCGGCCCGTCCGGCTGGGCCCTGTTCCCGCTCCTGGACGGCAACCACGGCCTCGGCTCGACGATCGCGATCTACGCGGGCGGTCTGGCGGTCGGCTACGTCGCCGGGTTCGTCGCCACGTACTTCTTCGGCTTCAGCCAGGCCCTGCTGACGGAGTTCAACGTCTCCCAGGAACCGGTCCCGTCGACGGTCGCCGCCACGGGCGGCCACCCCACCACGGACCCGGGCACCGCTCCGGGCGCCCCGGCGAAGGAACCCGCCGGAGTCTGA
- a CDS encoding GbsR/MarR family transcriptional regulator: MPGGRLTQQERQQIALGLADGLAYAEIARGLDRPTSTITREVMRNGGPTAYRADLAHRATERRTHQRRQAAPRDPKASPQPYGRDAEAVREYEETFTDVLMQTGLSNKMMARVLGCLYTTDAGSLTASELVERLQVSPASISKSIAFLEGQGLVRRERDERRRERYIVDDDVWYQSMMASARSTAQLVETAREGVGVLGHDTPAGVRLENIARFLDFVNESITRAAEQARDVLYATSEATPGATAEPRSDDVQPS; encoded by the coding sequence ATGCCGGGAGGCAGGCTCACTCAGCAGGAACGCCAGCAGATCGCGCTGGGGCTGGCCGACGGACTCGCCTACGCGGAGATCGCCAGAGGGCTCGACCGTCCGACCTCGACGATCACGCGTGAGGTGATGCGCAACGGCGGCCCCACCGCCTATCGCGCCGACCTGGCCCACCGCGCCACCGAACGCCGCACCCATCAGCGAAGGCAGGCCGCACCCCGGGACCCGAAGGCATCCCCGCAGCCCTACGGACGCGACGCCGAAGCCGTGCGCGAGTACGAGGAGACGTTCACCGACGTCCTCATGCAGACGGGCCTGTCCAACAAGATGATGGCCCGGGTGCTGGGCTGTCTCTACACGACCGACGCGGGCAGCCTCACCGCGTCCGAGCTCGTGGAGCGCCTCCAGGTCAGCCCGGCGTCGATCTCCAAGTCGATCGCGTTCCTCGAGGGCCAGGGCCTCGTCCGCCGGGAACGCGACGAACGCCGCCGCGAGCGCTACATCGTCGACGACGACGTCTGGTACCAGTCGATGATGGCCAGCGCCCGGTCCACCGCCCAACTCGTTGAGACCGCACGGGAGGGCGTGGGCGTCCTCGGCCACGACACCCCGGCAGGTGTCCGCCTCGAGAACATCGCCCGCTTCCTCGACTTCGTCAACGAGAGCATCACCCGCGCCGCGGAGCAGGCCCGCGATGTCCTCTACGCGACATCGGAAGCGACCCCGGGTGCCACTGCCGAGCCGCGGTCGGACGACGTACAGCCGTCCTGA
- a CDS encoding DUF4097 family beta strand repeat-containing protein, which translates to MQKFDTPNQVSTVLDIPAGRIRFIAADRADTTVEVLPADASNSRDIKAAERITVEYADGVLRIGAAPAKNRILGSSGSVEVTIQLPAGSDVEAKAADSELRGVGRLGNVVFEGAQSSVKLDETASARLTLLAGGIEVGRLGGPAEISTQKGDLRITEAMGGTVTLRTESGEISVGAARGVSASLDAGTAYGRIHNALKNTDGTAGLNIHATTSYGDITARSL; encoded by the coding sequence ATGCAGAAGTTCGACACCCCCAACCAGGTCTCGACCGTCCTCGACATCCCCGCAGGGCGCATCCGGTTCATCGCCGCCGACCGGGCCGACACCACGGTCGAGGTCCTGCCCGCCGACGCCTCGAACAGCCGCGACATCAAGGCGGCCGAGCGCATCACCGTCGAATACGCCGACGGCGTCCTGCGGATCGGGGCCGCGCCGGCGAAGAACCGGATCCTCGGCAGCTCCGGATCCGTCGAGGTCACCATCCAGCTGCCCGCCGGCTCCGACGTCGAGGCGAAGGCCGCCGACTCCGAACTCCGGGGCGTCGGACGGCTCGGCAACGTGGTCTTCGAGGGCGCGCAGAGCTCGGTCAAGCTCGACGAGACGGCGAGCGCCCGCCTCACCCTCCTCGCCGGCGGCATCGAGGTCGGCCGCCTGGGCGGACCCGCGGAGATCAGCACCCAGAAGGGCGACCTCCGCATCACCGAGGCCATGGGCGGCACAGTCACACTGCGCACCGAGTCCGGCGAGATCTCGGTCGGCGCCGCCCGCGGAGTCTCCGCCTCGCTGGACGCCGGTACCGCCTACGGCCGGATCCACAACGCGCTCAAGAACACCGACGGCACCGCCGGTCTGAACATCCACGCAACCACTTCCTACGGCGACATCACCGCCCGCAGCCTCTGA
- a CDS encoding ATP-binding cassette domain-containing protein gives MTNLAIAANGLRKSYGDKLVLDGVDLNVPEGTVFALLGPNGAGKTTAVKILSTLITPDPASGEIRVGGHDLAADPQAVRAAIGVTGQFSAVDGLITGEENMLLMADLHHLSKQEGRRVAAELLERFDLVEAAKKPASTYSGGMKRRLDIAMTLVGNPRIIFLDEPTTGLDPRSRHNMWKIIRELVTGGVTVFLTTQYLEEADELADRIAVLNNGRIAAEGSADELKRLIPGGHVRLRFTDPAAYRSATSALTDITRDDEALSLQIPSDGSQRELRSILDRLDSAGIEADELTVHTPDLDDVFFALTGASVPTQPSQPKEAVR, from the coding sequence ATGACCAACCTGGCCATCGCGGCGAACGGGCTGCGCAAGTCCTACGGCGACAAGCTCGTACTCGACGGCGTCGACCTGAACGTCCCCGAAGGAACGGTCTTCGCCCTGCTCGGCCCGAACGGTGCCGGCAAGACCACCGCCGTCAAGATCCTCTCCACCCTCATCACCCCCGACCCCGCCTCCGGCGAGATCCGGGTCGGCGGTCACGACCTCGCCGCCGACCCGCAGGCGGTACGTGCCGCGATCGGTGTCACCGGGCAGTTCTCCGCCGTGGACGGGCTGATCACCGGCGAGGAGAACATGCTCCTCATGGCGGACCTGCACCACCTGTCCAAGCAGGAGGGCCGGCGGGTCGCCGCCGAGCTCCTGGAGCGCTTCGACCTCGTCGAGGCCGCGAAGAAGCCCGCCTCCACCTACTCCGGCGGCATGAAGCGCCGGCTCGACATCGCGATGACCCTGGTCGGGAACCCGCGGATCATCTTCCTCGACGAACCGACCACCGGCCTCGACCCCCGCTCCCGCCACAACATGTGGAAGATCATCCGCGAGCTCGTCACGGGCGGCGTCACCGTCTTCCTCACCACCCAGTACCTGGAGGAGGCCGACGAACTCGCCGACCGCATCGCGGTCCTGAACAACGGCAGGATCGCCGCCGAAGGAAGCGCCGACGAGCTCAAGCGGCTCATCCCGGGCGGGCACGTACGGCTCCGCTTCACCGACCCAGCCGCCTACCGCTCCGCCACCTCCGCCCTGACCGACATCACCCGCGACGACGAGGCACTGTCCCTGCAGATCCCCAGCGACGGCAGCCAGCGCGAACTGCGCTCCATCCTCGACCGACTGGACTCGGCCGGCATCGAGGCGGACGAACTGACCGTCCACACCCCCGACCTCGACGACGTGTTCTTCGCCCTGACCGGCGCAAGCGTGCCCACCCAGCCCAGCCAGCCCAAGGAGGCTGTCCGATGA
- a CDS encoding ABC transporter permease, producing MSSFSLAVRDSSTMLRRNLLHARRYPSLTLNLLLTPIMLLLLFVYIFGDTMSAGIGGGDRSAYIAYIVPGILLMTIGSTVVGTAVSVSGDMTEGIIARFRTMAIHRGSVLFGHVAGSVLQAIISVVLVGAVGVAMGFRSTDATVLEWLAAFGLLALVSLAFTWIAVGMGMGSPNAEAASNNAMPLILLPLISSAFTPVDSMPGWFQPIAEYQPFTPAIETLRGLLLGTEIGNNWWITIAWCLGLTVLGYRWSKAQFDRDPK from the coding sequence ATGAGCTCCTTCTCCCTTGCCGTCCGCGACTCGTCCACGATGCTCCGCCGCAACCTCCTGCACGCGCGCCGCTATCCGTCCCTCACCCTGAACCTGCTGCTCACCCCGATCATGCTGCTCCTGCTCTTCGTCTACATCTTCGGCGACACCATGAGCGCCGGCATCGGCGGCGGGGACCGCTCCGCCTACATCGCCTACATCGTCCCCGGCATCCTGCTGATGACCATCGGCTCCACCGTGGTCGGCACCGCGGTGTCCGTCTCGGGCGACATGACCGAGGGCATCATCGCCCGCTTCCGCACCATGGCCATCCACCGCGGGTCCGTGCTCTTCGGACACGTCGCCGGGAGTGTGCTGCAGGCGATCATCAGTGTCGTCCTCGTCGGTGCCGTCGGCGTGGCCATGGGCTTCCGCTCCACTGATGCCACCGTCCTGGAGTGGCTGGCGGCCTTCGGGCTGCTGGCGCTGGTCTCCCTGGCGTTCACCTGGATCGCGGTCGGGATGGGCATGGGCAGCCCCAACGCGGAGGCCGCCAGCAACAACGCCATGCCGCTGATCCTCCTGCCGCTCATCTCCAGCGCCTTCACCCCGGTCGACTCCATGCCCGGCTGGTTCCAGCCGATCGCGGAGTACCAGCCCTTCACCCCCGCCATCGAAACCCTCCGCGGACTCCTCCTCGGCACCGAGATCGGCAACAACTGGTGGATCACCATCGCCTGGTGCCTGGGCCTCACCGTCCTCGGCTACCGCTGGTCGAAGGCACAGTTCGACCGCGACCCCAAGTAG
- a CDS encoding hydrophobic protein: MVPLILVLLLALILFGAGFALKALWWIAIIVLAVWLIGFVVRPTASGGRRGRWYRW; the protein is encoded by the coding sequence ATGGTTCCCCTTATACTCGTTCTTCTGCTCGCCCTGATTCTCTTCGGTGCCGGATTCGCACTCAAGGCACTGTGGTGGATTGCAATTATCGTCCTGGCTGTGTGGCTGATCGGCTTTGTCGTCCGCCCGACGGCGAGCGGCGGCCGACGTGGCCGGTGGTACCGCTGGTAG
- a CDS encoding PRC-barrel domain-containing protein — protein MNNHLWGYQPTSGHTSGADLTGYSVEATDGSVGKVDKHSDEAGSAYLVVDTGVWIFGKDVLLPAGTVKGIDTEHRTIFVDLTKGQIKDSPEFNRHRHTTDPGYHAQLDSYYTSYRLM, from the coding sequence ATGAACAACCATCTGTGGGGTTACCAACCGACAAGTGGTCACACCTCCGGCGCCGACCTGACCGGTTACTCGGTCGAGGCGACGGACGGAAGCGTAGGAAAGGTCGACAAGCATTCCGACGAAGCGGGCTCGGCCTACCTGGTCGTCGACACCGGCGTCTGGATCTTCGGCAAGGACGTCCTCCTGCCCGCCGGCACGGTCAAGGGCATCGACACCGAACACCGCACGATCTTCGTCGACCTGACCAAGGGCCAGATCAAGGACTCCCCGGAGTTCAACCGGCACAGGCACACGACCGATCCGGGCTACCACGCCCAGCTCGACAGCTATTACACGAGCTACCGCCTCATGTGA
- a CDS encoding helix-turn-helix domain-containing protein, with translation MPGPKKLDPSSSPRALLGAELRHRRETAGLSQDELGIPLFVSGSFIGQLEAGTRRMQADQAQKLDEVLNAGGFFARNCVALKQSKYPDHFAEAAEAERLASTIKEYAPLLIPGLLQTEGYARAVFRAYRPTATEAVIDDLVAARLERAQLLADPTTPMLWAVLDEAVLRRKSGGAAVMAGALQHVAALAHQHRVIVQVLPFSAGAHMALEGQLKLMSFPDAPPLAYLQGLGTGHLQDDPATVRHYELTYDLVAASALSPEASLALIELVAEDYAHEDQQL, from the coding sequence TTGCCCGGACCGAAGAAGCTCGATCCCTCGTCCTCACCCCGCGCCCTCCTGGGCGCCGAACTCCGCCACAGACGAGAGACCGCGGGCCTCTCCCAGGACGAGCTGGGCATACCCCTGTTCGTCAGCGGCTCCTTCATCGGCCAGCTGGAGGCGGGGACGCGACGGATGCAGGCGGACCAGGCCCAGAAGCTGGACGAGGTGCTGAACGCGGGCGGATTCTTCGCGCGGAACTGCGTAGCGCTGAAGCAGTCGAAGTACCCGGACCACTTCGCGGAGGCGGCGGAGGCGGAGCGACTTGCGAGCACCATCAAGGAGTACGCACCCCTACTCATCCCGGGGCTGCTGCAGACGGAGGGGTACGCACGGGCTGTGTTCCGCGCCTACCGGCCGACGGCCACGGAGGCTGTGATCGATGACCTGGTAGCAGCGCGGTTGGAGCGGGCTCAGCTCCTCGCCGACCCAACAACGCCCATGTTGTGGGCGGTTCTGGATGAGGCTGTGTTACGCAGGAAGTCGGGCGGGGCCGCAGTGATGGCGGGCGCACTTCAGCACGTGGCGGCGCTGGCCCACCAGCACCGGGTGATTGTCCAGGTGCTGCCCTTCTCGGCAGGCGCGCATATGGCCCTCGAAGGCCAGCTGAAGCTGATGTCGTTCCCCGACGCGCCTCCGCTCGCCTACCTCCAGGGCCTGGGCACAGGCCACTTGCAGGACGATCCGGCAACCGTCAGGCACTACGAACTGACCTACGATCTCGTTGCGGCCAGCGCATTGTCACCGGAAGCGTCCCTGGCCCTGATCGAGTTGGTGGCGGAGGATTACGCCCATGAAGATCAGCAGCTCTGA
- a CDS encoding DUF397 domain-containing protein — translation MKISSSDYDLSTATWHKSTYSGGSGGDCLEVATWRKSTYSGGDGGNCLEVADGHPGIVPVRDSKVADGPALVFRTAAWAAFVTGLKHP, via the coding sequence ATGAAGATCAGCAGCTCTGACTACGACCTGTCCACGGCGACCTGGCACAAGTCCACGTACAGCGGGGGAAGCGGCGGTGACTGCCTGGAAGTCGCGACCTGGCGGAAGTCCACGTACAGCGGTGGGGACGGCGGCAACTGCCTGGAGGTAGCAGACGGCCACCCCGGCATCGTTCCCGTCCGGGACTCCAAGGTGGCCGACGGCCCGGCGCTCGTGTTCCGGACCGCCGCGTGGGCGGCCTTCGTCACCGGCCTCAAGCACCCTTAG
- a CDS encoding dihydrofolate reductase family protein, with protein MRTLITTAFISLDGVVEAPGGEPGYRNSGWTFKDVEFLPEAFEIKGREQKEAAAMLLGRASYEAFSPVWPGMEDFADYKVMPKYVVSTTLSEDALVSDWGPTTILRSLDEVAALKETEGGPIIVHGSAALNRSLSDAGLIDRYHLLVFPLLLGAGKRLFSDTDKDTQKLRLVEHEAYPNGLQKNVFDVVR; from the coding sequence ATGCGCACCCTGATCACCACCGCCTTCATCTCACTCGACGGCGTCGTGGAGGCCCCGGGCGGCGAGCCCGGCTACCGGAACTCGGGCTGGACCTTCAAGGACGTGGAGTTCCTCCCCGAAGCGTTCGAAATCAAGGGCCGGGAGCAGAAGGAAGCCGCCGCGATGCTGCTGGGCCGGGCCAGCTACGAGGCGTTCAGCCCGGTCTGGCCGGGCATGGAGGACTTCGCCGACTACAAGGTCATGCCGAAGTACGTCGTCTCCACCACGCTCTCCGAGGACGCGCTGGTCTCGGACTGGGGCCCGACCACGATCCTGCGCTCGCTCGACGAGGTCGCCGCGCTGAAGGAGACCGAGGGCGGCCCGATCATCGTCCACGGCAGCGCCGCCCTCAACCGGAGCCTCTCGGACGCCGGCCTGATCGACCGCTACCACCTGCTCGTCTTCCCGCTCCTGCTCGGCGCGGGCAAGCGCCTGTTCAGCGACACGGACAAGGACACCCAGAAGCTGCGGCTCGTCGAGCACGAGGCGTACCCCAACGGCCTGCAGAAGAACGTCTTCGACGTCGTCCGCTGA